Proteins encoded together in one Spirochaetota bacterium window:
- a CDS encoding cellulase family glycosylhydrolase, whose protein sequence is MGHMIFRSVLITTAVCVTLAAGLFAEWRPIELIPDDSQSDKAFERVSPVNYAASTEGWTTGESDQYAVMKVSEGTGRAGKAVKIDFTFIGREKLEYVNVGKEFVVDKPGLYIGMWAKFDGETGSLRLRVNDASGETHQLEYENSIVKGEWKFYACKLKDHGGAWGGDGNRKLDYPVKPYAIVYDRPSKGYKGAGSITIDDIYLMKKREEPRPLFKAEIDSPAYGNSFSAGSVKLKLSPAADGIVGANYSISDGTRVFSKGSMELSKENVITIGPKVQGFITATIESTLAGVPVASYTVRMSVNPAIDLKSIASSFFGICTHYQSGFRPDYFPPETMNMMASAGIKYLRDEMCWSRVEQKKGGIVFDPKYDAYIDAALALGIEPLIILNYGNKFYDEGNFPASDETLAAYGAYCKALAAKYRGRIKCYEVWNEWTGGCGMKGKDGKNRPGNTPENYVKVLKTAFEAVRAVDANAYIVGLGGEHSTHDLKPIEAMFAAGALSYCNAVSVHPYRYPSAPEDKVAGMTLVEEMKNIKSLIEKYNGKQNIWITEVGWPTHKGSRETTETEQARMLVRAHVLMLSTGVVEKLFWYDLMDDGADRAYNENNFGILRNAKFGCMPKPAYSAYVVMSSLLSGAQFVKERNFHADALAFEFKRASGAVIAAWSPKTSATVTVPAGMNAVDIMGNALGTGTVTLTASPVYFVKK, encoded by the coding sequence ATGGGACACATGATCTTCAGATCAGTCTTGATAACGACGGCTGTGTGCGTAACGCTCGCTGCTGGTCTATTCGCTGAGTGGCGTCCGATAGAGCTGATACCCGATGATTCTCAGAGCGACAAGGCGTTCGAGCGGGTATCGCCCGTCAATTACGCCGCATCGACCGAGGGCTGGACGACGGGCGAGAGCGATCAATACGCCGTCATGAAGGTAAGCGAGGGGACGGGACGCGCGGGAAAAGCGGTAAAGATAGATTTCACCTTCATCGGCAGAGAGAAGCTCGAATATGTGAATGTCGGGAAAGAATTCGTCGTCGATAAACCGGGGTTATACATCGGCATGTGGGCGAAATTCGACGGCGAGACTGGGTCACTGCGCCTGCGCGTGAACGACGCCTCCGGCGAAACGCATCAGCTCGAATACGAGAACAGCATCGTGAAAGGCGAATGGAAATTCTACGCATGCAAACTTAAGGACCACGGCGGTGCGTGGGGCGGGGATGGGAACAGAAAGCTCGATTATCCGGTGAAGCCCTATGCCATCGTCTATGACCGGCCGAGCAAGGGATACAAAGGGGCAGGCTCTATCACCATCGACGATATATACCTCATGAAAAAACGCGAGGAACCGCGACCGCTCTTCAAAGCTGAGATCGATTCCCCCGCGTACGGCAATTCGTTCAGCGCAGGTTCAGTGAAACTGAAGCTTTCACCCGCAGCGGACGGCATTGTCGGCGCGAACTACAGCATCAGTGACGGCACACGCGTGTTCTCGAAGGGGAGCATGGAACTTTCCAAAGAGAATGTCATCACGATAGGCCCAAAGGTGCAGGGCTTCATCACCGCAACGATAGAGAGCACGCTCGCCGGCGTTCCGGTCGCGAGCTATACGGTACGCATGAGCGTGAACCCTGCCATCGACCTCAAGTCCATAGCATCATCGTTCTTCGGCATATGCACGCATTATCAGAGCGGTTTTCGTCCCGATTACTTCCCGCCGGAAACGATGAACATGATGGCGTCCGCGGGCATCAAATATCTCCGCGATGAGATGTGCTGGAGCCGCGTTGAGCAGAAGAAAGGCGGGATAGTCTTCGATCCGAAATACGATGCCTACATCGATGCCGCGCTCGCTCTCGGCATTGAACCGCTCATCATCCTCAACTACGGGAATAAATTCTATGATGAAGGTAATTTTCCCGCATCGGATGAGACACTCGCGGCGTACGGAGCGTACTGCAAGGCACTTGCTGCGAAATACAGAGGCCGTATAAAATGCTACGAGGTATGGAATGAATGGACGGGCGGCTGCGGCATGAAGGGCAAGGACGGAAAGAACCGCCCGGGAAATACGCCGGAAAACTATGTGAAGGTGCTCAAGACAGCGTTTGAAGCGGTGCGCGCGGTCGATGCGAATGCGTATATCGTCGGACTCGGCGGTGAGCACAGCACGCATGACCTGAAACCTATCGAAGCGATGTTCGCTGCCGGCGCGCTCTCCTACTGCAATGCCGTATCGGTTCATCCGTACCGTTATCCCTCCGCACCGGAGGACAAGGTCGCCGGCATGACGCTCGTGGAAGAGATGAAGAACATCAAGTCGCTCATCGAGAAATACAATGGAAAGCAGAATATATGGATAACCGAGGTCGGCTGGCCGACGCATAAAGGCTCGCGCGAAACGACGGAAACGGAGCAGGCGAGAATGCTCGTGCGGGCGCATGTGCTCATGCTCTCCACCGGTGTCGTCGAGAAGCTCTTCTGGTACGACCTCATGGATGACGGTGCGGATCGCGCGTATAATGAGAACAACTTCGGCATCCTTCGCAACGCAAAATTCGGCTGCATGCCGAAACCCGCCTACAGCGCGTATGTGGTCATGAGCTCGCTCCTTTCGGGGGCTCAATTCGTGAAGGAGCGCAATTTCCATGCGGATGCACTTGCCTTCGAGTTCAAGCGCGCATCCGGTGCCGTGATCGCTGCGTG